A window of Streptomyces sp. DG1A-41 contains these coding sequences:
- a CDS encoding acyl-CoA dehydrogenase family protein: protein MTTSPHLASPGTGTSATGILDRVRTFVHSEVLPAADHFDTLPPAPTPASVRLAEAGLANWWIPAEYGGPGVSLRDSVDIVSELSYGDAGFAFGSLLSVLGTTMLQLAGADALTRPHLERLARDGGVLGILASEEEAGSELARISTTYRRAGDRVVVTGDKYFSTNTDAADLLLVVARDAADDADFGVVLVPRHTEGVGPAERWNMIGMRGSATYRVTLRDCAVPAANRLPGNGLRLLEVGLNASRILIAATAIGMARRVRDLAMEYAAAKRVHGAPLARNAVFAGKLGQIEMLIDVMRNQCRSAAEEFDGYLAGDDPAGALYRVGTLRSALAAKMYCGQAGWQVATIGSEMFGGLGYTHEHPIGKLVRDLRYVGLVEGGDDVIRELLFTRYVVPTGKRR from the coding sequence GTGACCACTTCCCCCCACCTCGCGTCCCCGGGCACCGGGACGTCCGCCACCGGCATCCTCGACCGGGTACGGACCTTCGTGCACAGCGAGGTCCTGCCGGCGGCGGACCACTTCGACACCCTCCCGCCCGCTCCCACACCGGCCTCCGTCCGCCTGGCGGAGGCCGGACTGGCCAACTGGTGGATCCCGGCCGAGTACGGCGGCCCGGGGGTCTCGCTGCGGGACAGCGTGGACATCGTGTCCGAACTGTCTTACGGTGACGCCGGTTTCGCCTTCGGCTCCCTCCTGTCCGTGCTGGGCACCACTATGCTCCAGCTCGCCGGGGCCGACGCCCTGACCCGGCCGCACCTGGAACGCCTGGCCCGGGACGGCGGCGTGCTCGGGATCCTCGCCAGTGAGGAGGAGGCGGGCAGCGAACTCGCCCGCATCAGCACGACCTACCGCCGTGCCGGGGACCGCGTCGTCGTCACCGGCGACAAGTACTTCTCCACCAACACCGACGCCGCCGACCTGCTGCTGGTCGTCGCCCGGGACGCCGCGGACGACGCCGACTTCGGCGTGGTCCTGGTGCCCCGGCACACCGAGGGCGTAGGGCCGGCCGAGCGCTGGAACATGATCGGCATGCGCGGCTCGGCCACCTACCGGGTCACCCTGCGCGACTGCGCCGTACCGGCGGCCAACCGCCTGCCCGGAAACGGTCTGCGGCTGCTGGAGGTCGGGCTCAACGCCAGCCGCATCCTCATCGCCGCGACCGCCATCGGCATGGCGCGCCGGGTGCGCGACCTGGCCATGGAGTACGCGGCGGCCAAACGGGTGCACGGCGCCCCGCTCGCGCGCAACGCGGTCTTCGCCGGCAAGCTCGGCCAGATCGAGATGCTGATCGACGTGATGCGCAACCAGTGCCGCTCGGCCGCCGAGGAGTTCGACGGCTACCTGGCCGGCGACGACCCCGCCGGTGCCCTCTACCGGGTGGGCACGCTGCGCTCCGCACTGGCCGCGAAGATGTACTGCGGCCAGGCCGGATGGCAGGTGGCGACCATCGGCTCCGAGATGTTCGGCGGACTCGGCTACACCCACGAGCACCCGATCGGGAAGCTGGTCCGCGACCTGCGGTACGTCGGCCTGGTGGAGGGCGGGGACGACGTGATCCGGGAGTTGCTCTTCACCCGCTACGTGGTACCGACCGGCAAGCGGCGCTGA
- a CDS encoding beta-ketoacyl synthase N-terminal-like domain-containing protein — translation MTKDVVVTGADAAAPNGVGLETYWAAALKGVSAIAPISRFDATGYPVRLAAEVPPSDAERTFPRKLQPQTDRLTQLAMLCADNALAGAEVDPAALPEFGAGVAVSSASGGLEFGQRQLQHLWGTGWESVSPYMSFAWYYAVNTGQISIRNALRGPSGVVVSEQAGGLDSIAFARRRIRRGTPLMLAGGFDGVLCPYGVSTVSVATGVSRGTDPERACLPFHSSSSGFVPGEGGAVLVLESRAAAAERGVPVLGTVAGHAAAFDPDPAGSGGDGLARAARGALADAGLTAADVDVVFADAAGSPDLDRAEADALTGLFGVRGVPVSTPKALVGRLMSGGSALDAVTALLSIRDGLLPPVPGIAPEEVDPRVDLVVGEPRGREVRTALVLARGHGGFASAMVITAP, via the coding sequence ATGACCAAGGACGTCGTTGTCACGGGTGCGGATGCCGCCGCACCGAACGGAGTCGGCCTGGAGACCTACTGGGCCGCCGCCCTCAAGGGAGTCTCGGCGATCGCGCCGATCAGCAGGTTCGACGCGACGGGCTATCCGGTGCGGCTGGCCGCCGAGGTGCCCCCGTCCGACGCGGAGCGCACCTTCCCCAGGAAGCTGCAGCCGCAGACCGACCGGCTCACCCAGTTGGCCATGCTGTGCGCGGACAACGCGCTGGCCGGTGCCGAGGTCGACCCCGCGGCGCTTCCGGAGTTCGGCGCCGGGGTCGCCGTCTCCAGTGCCAGCGGAGGACTGGAGTTCGGCCAGCGGCAGCTCCAGCACCTGTGGGGCACCGGCTGGGAGTCGGTCAGCCCGTACATGTCCTTCGCCTGGTACTACGCCGTCAACACCGGGCAGATCTCCATCCGCAACGCCCTGCGCGGTCCCAGCGGGGTGGTCGTCTCGGAGCAGGCGGGTGGCCTGGACTCGATCGCCTTCGCGCGCCGCAGGATCCGCCGCGGGACACCGCTCATGCTGGCCGGCGGATTCGACGGCGTACTGTGCCCGTACGGTGTCTCGACCGTCTCGGTGGCCACCGGGGTGAGCCGCGGCACCGACCCGGAGCGGGCCTGTCTGCCGTTCCACTCCTCGTCCTCCGGGTTCGTGCCCGGGGAGGGCGGGGCCGTGCTGGTGCTGGAGTCGCGGGCGGCCGCCGCCGAGCGCGGTGTCCCCGTGCTGGGCACGGTGGCCGGGCACGCCGCCGCCTTCGACCCGGACCCGGCGGGCTCGGGCGGTGACGGGCTGGCGCGGGCGGCGCGCGGCGCGCTGGCCGACGCCGGTCTGACGGCCGCCGACGTCGACGTCGTGTTCGCCGACGCCGCCGGCAGCCCCGACCTCGACCGGGCCGAGGCCGATGCGCTGACCGGGCTGTTCGGTGTGCGCGGGGTGCCGGTGAGCACCCCCAAGGCACTGGTGGGCCGACTGATGTCCGGCGGCTCGGCCCTGGACGCGGTCACCGCCCTGCTCAGCATCCGCGACGGGCTCCTCCCGCCCGTGCCGGGCATCGCGCCCGAGGAGGTCGATCCGCGTGTCGACCTGGTGGTCGGCGAGCCGCGCGGCCGGGAGGTCCGCACTGCACTGGTGCTGGCACGGGGGCACGGGGGCTTCGCCTCGGCGATGGTGATCACCGCACCCTGA
- a CDS encoding SDR family NAD(P)-dependent oxidoreductase produces the protein MLEPADASGRRTATVHGRAPGGTAWTEHAAAVLAPADGTPPAVAPGPGRDSAVLAPAARAAAAAGPDPALRARGAGRMPSAPHDGRHDSAPWPPADARPVEPDEVYEQLARRGYHYGPTLRGLRRAWVRGHETFAEVALGQDAAGGTYATAHPALLDAALHAALLGTGDTLDVPFTWRDVTLPPSAARTLRVRVTAGETGLSVFCTDEQGRPAAIVGSLVLRPLTGTTGHDDGATSLELTWARAAVDDLAPLTDWATLDAPGLRAARDFPGLETVPASVPSVLVAQPQVPQAAATPLPATVERLTGEVTDLLQKWLGDDRFTAARLAVVTRRALDVTGNEPLPGLAASAVSGLVRAAQAEHPGLLQLVDIDDDPASAAALPVALALEEPETAIRQGRVYVPALRPPGDGRLPVPQGHEAWRLDVTAKGTLDNLALVPHPEATRSLGPREIRIEVRAAGLNFRDIAVGLGLVASEKTMGSEGAGVVTEVGAEVTRTAVGDRVFGVFERSLGPVAVADERMVRRVPDGWSDAQAASVPIVFITAYQCLVDVAAVRPGESVLVHTATGGVGLAALQLARHFGADVFATAGPAKHGILREWGVPDGHIASSRSLDFEHEFRAATAGRGVDVVLNSLAHGAVDASLRLLAPGGRFAEMGKTDIRDTVRIQEQYPGVTYRAYNILGVAPERIGEVLDELIALFRDGALVHLPLRTWDVREGQRPLRMLSRAKQHGKLALSMPRVLDTGRPVLVTGGADGLGAVLTRHLVTAHGAREVVLLSRRGPDAPGAAALVAKCAGLGATAHVLACDVTDRNALAKVIAEHTPGSVFHTAGVLDDGLIGRMTPARLRAVLAPKAHAAWHLHELTRDLDLSAFVLFSSAVGVIGGPGQANYAAANAFLDALAQHRRTEGLPATSVAWGLWEDRTGMTAHLTDMDVTALAAIGIAPMATGSALRLLDEALASPRPAVTVFSPVPDRVRPGSRAAALFRALRDVSPRAGDAPLAEAAAPGTDGPARPAAPSTGRTAGGLVELVCAQAAEVLGYTEAVPVAPTDSFKELGFDSLLSVDLRNRLNAATGLRMPAEAVLNNATPEALAEYMAAARTGERPGAPETTA, from the coding sequence ATGCTGGAGCCCGCCGACGCCTCGGGCCGTCGGACGGCCACGGTGCACGGCCGCGCCCCGGGCGGGACAGCCTGGACCGAACACGCCGCCGCGGTCCTGGCCCCGGCCGACGGCACACCCCCGGCCGTGGCCCCCGGGCCCGGGCGTGACTCCGCCGTCCTCGCCCCCGCCGCCCGTGCGGCAGCGGCCGCCGGACCCGACCCCGCCCTCCGGGCTCGCGGCGCCGGCCGCATGCCCTCGGCACCGCACGACGGCCGGCACGACAGCGCCCCTTGGCCGCCCGCGGACGCCCGGCCGGTCGAACCGGACGAGGTGTACGAGCAGTTGGCACGGCGCGGCTATCACTACGGGCCCACCCTCCGGGGCCTGCGGCGCGCCTGGGTACGCGGGCACGAGACGTTCGCCGAGGTGGCCCTCGGCCAGGACGCGGCCGGCGGCACCTACGCCACCGCCCATCCGGCCCTGCTCGACGCGGCCCTGCACGCCGCGCTGCTCGGCACCGGCGACACCCTGGACGTCCCGTTCACCTGGCGCGACGTCACCCTGCCGCCCTCCGCGGCACGCACGCTCAGGGTGCGCGTCACGGCCGGCGAGACAGGACTCTCCGTGTTCTGCACGGACGAACAGGGCAGGCCGGCCGCCATCGTGGGCTCGCTCGTCCTGCGGCCCCTGACCGGAACCACCGGCCACGACGACGGGGCCACCAGCCTGGAACTCACCTGGGCACGGGCGGCCGTGGACGACCTGGCCCCGCTGACCGACTGGGCAACCCTGGACGCGCCCGGCCTGCGAGCCGCCCGCGACTTCCCGGGCCTGGAGACCGTGCCCGCGTCGGTTCCGTCCGTTCTCGTCGCCCAACCGCAGGTGCCGCAGGCGGCCGCGACCCCGCTGCCCGCGACCGTGGAACGACTGACGGGAGAGGTCACCGACCTGCTCCAGAAGTGGCTCGGCGACGACCGGTTCACCGCCGCCCGTCTGGCCGTGGTGACCCGCCGGGCGCTGGACGTCACCGGGAACGAACCCCTCCCGGGCCTGGCCGCGTCTGCCGTCAGCGGCCTGGTGAGGGCGGCGCAGGCCGAACATCCGGGCCTCTTGCAGTTGGTCGACATCGACGACGACCCGGCCTCCGCGGCCGCCCTGCCCGTGGCCCTCGCCCTGGAGGAGCCCGAGACGGCGATCCGCCAGGGCCGGGTGTACGTCCCCGCGCTCAGGCCGCCGGGCGACGGCAGGCTGCCCGTCCCGCAGGGCCACGAGGCCTGGCGGCTCGACGTCACGGCCAAGGGCACGCTGGACAACCTGGCCTTGGTCCCGCACCCGGAGGCCACCCGGAGCCTCGGCCCCCGGGAGATCCGCATCGAGGTACGGGCGGCGGGCCTCAACTTCCGGGACATCGCCGTGGGACTGGGCCTGGTCGCCAGCGAGAAGACCATGGGCAGCGAGGGCGCCGGCGTGGTCACGGAGGTCGGCGCCGAGGTCACCCGTACCGCGGTCGGGGACCGGGTGTTCGGCGTCTTCGAACGCTCCCTCGGGCCGGTCGCCGTGGCCGACGAACGGATGGTCCGGCGCGTCCCCGACGGCTGGAGCGACGCCCAGGCCGCGAGCGTCCCCATCGTGTTCATCACCGCCTACCAGTGCCTGGTGGACGTGGCCGCCGTCCGGCCGGGCGAGTCGGTGCTCGTCCACACGGCCACCGGAGGCGTCGGCCTCGCAGCCCTCCAGCTCGCCCGCCACTTCGGCGCCGACGTGTTCGCCACCGCCGGGCCCGCGAAGCACGGCATCCTGCGCGAGTGGGGCGTGCCCGACGGGCACATCGCGTCCTCCCGCTCGCTGGACTTCGAGCACGAGTTCCGGGCGGCGACAGCCGGCCGGGGCGTGGACGTGGTCCTCAACTCGCTCGCCCACGGCGCCGTCGACGCCTCGCTGCGCCTACTGGCCCCCGGCGGCCGGTTCGCCGAGATGGGCAAGACGGACATCAGGGACACCGTGCGGATCCAGGAGCAGTACCCGGGCGTCACGTACCGGGCGTACAATATCCTGGGCGTCGCCCCCGAGCGGATCGGCGAGGTGCTGGACGAGCTGATTGCCCTGTTCCGCGACGGTGCCCTGGTCCATTTGCCGCTGCGTACCTGGGACGTCCGCGAAGGGCAGCGGCCGCTGCGGATGCTCAGCCGGGCCAAGCAGCACGGGAAGCTCGCGCTCAGCATGCCCCGCGTTCTCGACACCGGCCGGCCCGTCCTCGTCACGGGCGGCGCCGACGGCCTGGGCGCCGTCCTGACCCGCCATCTCGTCACGGCGCACGGCGCCCGCGAGGTCGTCCTGCTCAGCCGTCGCGGACCCGACGCGCCCGGCGCCGCCGCCCTGGTGGCCAAATGCGCCGGACTGGGCGCCACCGCGCATGTCCTGGCCTGCGACGTCACCGACCGGAACGCGCTCGCCAAGGTGATCGCGGAGCACACCCCGGGCAGCGTCTTCCACACGGCCGGCGTGCTCGACGACGGGCTGATCGGCCGGATGACCCCGGCGCGCCTGCGGGCGGTGCTGGCGCCCAAGGCGCACGCCGCCTGGCACCTGCACGAACTCACCCGCGACCTCGACCTGTCGGCGTTCGTCCTGTTCTCCTCGGCGGTGGGGGTGATCGGCGGACCGGGCCAGGCCAACTACGCGGCCGCCAACGCCTTCCTCGACGCACTCGCCCAGCACCGCCGGACCGAGGGGCTGCCGGCGACCTCAGTGGCCTGGGGGCTGTGGGAGGACCGCACCGGCATGACGGCGCACCTGACCGACATGGACGTGACCGCCCTGGCCGCCATCGGCATCGCCCCCATGGCGACCGGCAGCGCGCTGCGCCTGCTCGACGAGGCCCTGGCGTCCCCCCGGCCCGCCGTGACGGTCTTCAGCCCCGTGCCCGACCGGGTCCGCCCCGGCAGCCGCGCCGCCGCGCTCTTCCGCGCGCTGCGGGACGTGTCCCCGCGCGCCGGGGATGCGCCGCTCGCCGAGGCCGCGGCCCCCGGGACCGACGGTCCCGCCCGCCCGGCAGCTCCGTCGACGGGACGCACGGCGGGCGGTCTCGTGGAGCTGGTGTGCGCCCAGGCCGCCGAAGTCCTCGGCTACACCGAGGCCGTGCCGGTCGCGCCGACCGACTCGTTCAAGGAACTCGGGTTCGACTCGCTGCTCAGCGTGGACCTGCGCAACCGGCTCAACGCGGCCACCGGGCTGCGGATGCCGGCCGAGGCGGTCCTGAACAACGCCACGCCCGAGGCGCTCGCGGAGTACATGGCCGCCGCGCGGACCGGTGAACGGCCAGGCGCACCGGAGACGACCGCGTGA
- a CDS encoding type I polyketide synthase, translating to MNREPASPHGEQDAIAIVSMGCRYPGGITTPEDLWHLVASRGDAITEFPGNRGWDLAAVRGTTTAGGTAPSSTGHGGFLHDADLFDAKFFGIAPREAAGMDPQQRVLLEVAWETFERAGLARESLAGADVGVFVGAMAQEYGPRLHEDNQGAGGYRITGSTPSVASGRIAYWFGLRGPAITVDTACSSSLVALHLAAQSLRQGECDMALAGGVAVMPTPGMFIDFSRQGGLAPDGRCKSFSAGADGTAWSEGAGLLLLERLPDAVARGHRVLAVIRGSAVNQDGASNGLTAPNMTAQQDVIDRALRAAGLRPGDVDAVEAHGTGTPLGDPIEARALAATYGRERTGGSPLWLGSLKSNLGHTQAAAGVGGVIKMVQALRAGILPPTLHADSPSPHVDWENSGLALLTEERPWPRGERHRRAAVSSFGISGTNAHLVLEEGDAEAATGTGTAEGPFVWPLSAPSPESLRQQASALAGFLKRAPGAAPEDVAHVLRGRTRFAHRAAVIGDTAQDLSAGLDRLARGDTVPAVPGTYRSPAVLRGEARRDLADPVFVFPGQGSQWRDMGVALCEESEVFRDSMAACAEALLPYCGWQLRDALRGDALERVDVVQPALFAVMVSLARLWESVGVRPAAVVGHSQGEIAAAHVAGALSLADACRIVALRSKALHTLAGTGGMVSLPLGADETRDLLRSADGVGGIGIAALNGPRATVVAGPQAALEALLADCVRRGVDARRIDVDYASHTEAVEVLREPLARQLTGVLPRPSAVPVYSTLAGEAVDAKVLDASYWYDNLRGTVRFQTAVERLIARRHRTFLEISPHPVLTMGLADILDAAGVRGTVIGSIRRGTGLGQFLTSAAAAQVSGVPADLSSVQPVGRRIDLPGFVFSRSRYWVTAAPPADRATGAFAGRPVSLPDGRTVLTAAFDPVRHPWLTDHVVRDTALVPATALLSLAAEAGTAAGCPGSRN from the coding sequence ATGAACCGCGAACCGGCTTCTCCGCACGGCGAGCAGGACGCGATCGCCATCGTGTCCATGGGCTGCCGCTACCCCGGGGGCATCACCACCCCGGAAGACCTGTGGCACCTCGTGGCGTCGCGGGGCGACGCGATCACCGAGTTCCCCGGCAACCGCGGCTGGGATCTCGCGGCGGTCCGCGGGACCACCACCGCCGGCGGAACCGCGCCGTCCAGCACCGGGCACGGCGGGTTCCTGCATGACGCGGACCTCTTCGACGCCAAATTCTTCGGCATCGCTCCGCGCGAGGCGGCCGGCATGGACCCACAGCAGCGCGTGCTCCTCGAGGTGGCCTGGGAGACCTTCGAACGGGCCGGGCTCGCACGCGAGTCGCTCGCCGGCGCCGACGTCGGGGTCTTCGTCGGCGCCATGGCACAGGAGTACGGGCCACGGCTGCACGAGGACAACCAGGGCGCCGGCGGCTACCGCATCACCGGCAGCACCCCGAGCGTGGCCTCGGGCCGCATCGCCTACTGGTTCGGGCTGCGCGGCCCCGCCATCACCGTGGACACGGCCTGCTCCTCGTCGCTGGTCGCCCTGCACCTGGCCGCGCAGTCGCTGCGCCAGGGGGAGTGCGACATGGCCCTGGCCGGCGGGGTCGCGGTGATGCCCACCCCGGGCATGTTCATCGACTTCAGCCGGCAGGGCGGCCTCGCCCCGGACGGGCGGTGCAAGTCCTTCTCCGCCGGCGCCGACGGCACCGCGTGGTCCGAGGGCGCCGGTCTGCTCCTCCTGGAACGCCTGCCCGACGCCGTGGCCCGGGGCCACCGGGTCCTCGCCGTGATTCGCGGAAGCGCCGTCAACCAGGACGGCGCCAGCAACGGCCTGACCGCCCCGAACATGACGGCACAGCAGGACGTCATCGACCGTGCCCTGCGCGCGGCCGGTCTGCGCCCCGGTGACGTCGACGCCGTCGAGGCGCACGGCACCGGTACCCCTCTCGGCGACCCCATCGAGGCCCGGGCCCTGGCGGCGACGTACGGCCGGGAGCGCACCGGCGGCTCCCCGCTGTGGCTGGGCTCCCTGAAATCGAACCTGGGACACACCCAGGCCGCCGCCGGGGTCGGCGGCGTGATCAAGATGGTCCAGGCCCTGCGCGCCGGGATCCTCCCGCCGACCCTCCACGCCGACTCTCCCAGCCCGCACGTGGACTGGGAGAACAGCGGGCTCGCCCTGCTCACCGAGGAACGGCCCTGGCCGCGCGGGGAACGGCACCGGCGGGCCGCCGTGTCCTCCTTCGGGATCAGCGGAACCAACGCCCACCTCGTCCTGGAAGAGGGCGACGCCGAAGCAGCGACCGGGACCGGCACGGCCGAAGGGCCCTTCGTGTGGCCGCTGTCCGCGCCGAGCCCGGAGTCGCTGCGCCAGCAGGCGTCCGCACTGGCCGGCTTCCTGAAGCGGGCCCCCGGCGCGGCACCGGAGGACGTCGCCCACGTCCTGCGCGGCCGCACCCGGTTCGCCCACCGCGCCGCCGTCATCGGCGACACGGCACAAGACCTGTCCGCCGGGCTCGACCGGCTCGCCCGCGGCGACACCGTCCCGGCCGTGCCGGGCACCTACCGGTCCCCGGCCGTGCTCCGCGGCGAGGCCCGGCGCGACCTGGCCGACCCGGTCTTCGTCTTCCCCGGACAGGGCTCGCAGTGGCGGGATATGGGAGTCGCGCTGTGCGAGGAGTCCGAGGTCTTCCGGGACAGCATGGCCGCCTGCGCCGAAGCGCTCCTGCCCTACTGCGGATGGCAGCTGCGGGACGCGCTGCGCGGAGACGCGCTCGAGCGCGTGGACGTGGTGCAGCCCGCGCTGTTCGCCGTGATGGTGTCGCTGGCGCGGCTGTGGGAGAGCGTCGGCGTCCGGCCCGCGGCCGTCGTCGGCCACTCCCAGGGCGAGATCGCCGCCGCCCACGTGGCCGGTGCGCTGAGCCTCGCCGACGCCTGCCGGATCGTCGCGCTGCGCAGCAAAGCCCTGCACACCCTCGCGGGCACCGGCGGCATGGTTTCCCTGCCGCTGGGCGCTGACGAGACCCGGGACCTGCTCCGGTCCGCGGACGGCGTCGGCGGCATCGGCATCGCCGCCCTCAACGGGCCGAGGGCCACCGTCGTCGCCGGGCCGCAGGCCGCGCTGGAGGCGCTGCTCGCCGACTGCGTGCGCCGGGGCGTCGACGCCCGGCGGATCGACGTCGACTACGCCTCCCACACCGAGGCCGTCGAGGTGCTCCGGGAACCGCTCGCCCGACAGCTGACGGGCGTCCTCCCGCGCCCCTCCGCCGTACCGGTGTACTCCACCCTGGCCGGCGAGGCCGTCGACGCCAAGGTCCTGGACGCCTCCTACTGGTACGACAACCTGCGCGGCACCGTGCGGTTCCAGACGGCGGTGGAGCGGCTCATCGCGCGCCGGCACCGCACCTTCCTGGAGATCAGCCCGCATCCGGTCCTCACCATGGGACTGGCCGACATCCTCGACGCCGCGGGTGTGCGGGGCACCGTCATCGGCTCGATCCGCCGGGGGACCGGGCTGGGCCAGTTCCTCACCTCGGCCGCCGCCGCACAGGTCTCCGGCGTGCCGGCCGACCTCTCCTCCGTCCAGCCGGTGGGCCGCCGGATCGACCTCCCCGGCTTCGTCTTCAGCCGCAGCAGGTACTGGGTCACCGCCGCGCCGCCGGCCGACCGGGCGACCGGTGCCTTCGCCGGCCGGCCGGTGTCCCTGCCGGACGGGCGGACCGTCCTGACGGCGGCCTTCGACCCGGTGCGGCACCCCTGGCTGACCGACCACGTCGTACGGGACACCGCGCTCGTCCCGGCGACCGCCCTGCTCTCCCTGGCCGCGGAGGCGGGAACCGCCGCCGGCTGCCCCGGATCGAGGAACTGA
- a CDS encoding acyl carrier protein, with amino-acid sequence MAELTIDELKGFLLRAVGEDESIDLSGDILDAPLADLGFDSLAVIATTSALEQHYRIKLGDDDASGLETPKDFLDVFNRRLTRAA; translated from the coding sequence ATGGCCGAGCTGACGATCGACGAACTCAAGGGATTCCTGCTGCGTGCCGTCGGGGAGGACGAGAGCATCGACCTGTCCGGCGACATCCTCGACGCCCCCCTCGCCGACCTCGGTTTCGACTCGCTGGCCGTCATCGCCACGACGAGCGCGCTGGAACAGCACTACCGGATCAAGCTCGGGGACGACGACGCCTCCGGTCTGGAGACCCCCAAGGACTTCCTCGACGTCTTCAACCGCCGCCTGACACGGGCCGCGTGA
- a CDS encoding aromatase/cyclase, which translates to MSDTEATQVTHRIDIAAPADAVYRVVSDVSLWPLYFPPTVRAERTRGDDSDEHIRIWAVAHGEVRTWESRRRLDPAARTVRFDQTRPADPVAEMGGRWEVRARGDQACTVVLDHHYRAVGDDPSALARITEAVETNSTSELAHLRLAAERAGAERDLLLDFSDTEVISGKAGDVYDFLYDAAKWPDRIPHVVRLDLKENVTGLQYMEMDTRAPDGSVHTTVSGRVCVPHRQIVYKQTKLPPVLRAHNGEWLVEDAADGTVRVTARHQVLLDPEGIAALPAPPASLQAARDAVQHSLGSNSRATLARARAFAEAH; encoded by the coding sequence ATGAGCGACACCGAGGCGACGCAGGTGACGCACCGGATCGACATCGCGGCACCGGCCGACGCCGTGTACCGCGTGGTCTCCGACGTGAGTCTGTGGCCGCTGTACTTCCCGCCCACCGTGCGCGCCGAGCGGACGCGGGGCGACGACAGCGACGAACACATCCGCATCTGGGCCGTGGCACACGGCGAGGTGCGCACCTGGGAGTCCCGGCGCCGCCTGGACCCCGCCGCGCGCACGGTGCGCTTCGACCAGACGCGGCCGGCCGACCCGGTGGCCGAGATGGGCGGCCGGTGGGAGGTCCGCGCCCGCGGCGACCAGGCCTGCACCGTGGTCCTCGACCACCACTACCGGGCCGTCGGTGACGACCCGTCCGCGCTGGCCCGTATCACCGAGGCCGTCGAGACCAACAGCACCTCGGAACTCGCCCATCTGCGGCTGGCGGCCGAGCGGGCCGGCGCCGAGCGGGATTTGCTGCTGGACTTCTCCGACACCGAGGTGATCTCCGGCAAGGCCGGTGACGTCTACGACTTCCTCTACGACGCGGCGAAATGGCCGGACCGCATCCCGCACGTCGTCCGGCTGGACCTGAAGGAGAACGTCACCGGCCTGCAGTACATGGAGATGGACACCCGGGCGCCGGACGGCTCCGTGCACACCACCGTTTCCGGGCGGGTCTGTGTCCCGCACCGGCAAATCGTCTACAAGCAGACCAAGCTGCCGCCCGTGCTACGCGCCCACAACGGTGAGTGGCTGGTCGAGGACGCCGCCGACGGCACCGTCCGGGTGACCGCCCGCCACCAGGTGCTCCTGGACCCCGAGGGCATCGCCGCCCTCCCCGCGCCCCCCGCCTCCCTCCAGGCCGCACGGGACGCCGTACAGCACTCGCTGGGCTCCAACAGCCGGGCCACGCTGGCCCGGGCCCGCGCCTTCGCCGAAGCCCACTGA